The Fluviicola sp. genome contains a region encoding:
- the yihA gene encoding ribosome biogenesis GTP-binding protein YihA/YsxC codes for MIIKEAKFVISNTDIKLCPTDGKPEYAFIGRSNVGKSSLINMLVDKKDLAKTSGKPGKTQLINHFLINDEWYLVDLPGYGYAKASKSSRNQWEKFISEYLTKREMLINIFVLIDSRLEPQKIDLEFMTWCAEEQLPFSMVFTKIDKLSSSALQKNLAAYKKEMLKYWEALPPVFTTSSESQFGREKLLNYIEQINTDLAKSQQ; via the coding sequence ATGATTATCAAAGAAGCCAAATTCGTTATCAGTAATACCGATATTAAATTGTGTCCGACGGACGGAAAACCGGAATATGCATTCATCGGGCGGTCGAACGTGGGGAAATCTTCTTTGATCAATATGTTGGTGGATAAAAAAGATTTGGCGAAGACTTCCGGGAAACCGGGAAAAACACAGTTAATCAATCATTTTCTGATCAACGACGAATGGTACCTGGTCGATCTTCCGGGATACGGATACGCAAAAGCTTCCAAGTCGAGCCGGAACCAGTGGGAAAAATTCATTTCGGAATATCTGACCAAGCGGGAAATGCTGATCAATATTTTCGTTTTGATCGATTCGCGCCTGGAACCTCAGAAAATTGACCTGGAATTTATGACCTGGTGCGCCGAAGAACAACTTCCTTTCTCCATGGTATTTACCAAAATCGACAAACTTTCCAGTTCTGCACTTCAAAAGAACCTCGCAGCGTATAAAAAAGAAATGCTGAAATATTGGGAAGCGCTTCCGCCGGTGTTTACAACCTCCAGCGAATCTCAATTCGGACGTGAAAAACTCCTGAATTACATCGAGCAGATCAATACGGATTTGGCAAAAAGTCAACAGTAA
- a CDS encoding NAD-dependent epimerase/dehydratase family protein, producing MILVTGSTGLLGSHVVVELLHKGYEVRALFREEARKEVVYKLLDFYYPHEKETLLQKLHWFQGDVLDLADVEDSLIGISKVVHCAALVSFHRRDFNLLFKVNRRGTANMVNFALAAEVNQFIHVSSTAAVGSDSQFADGLKRESNLWNPNDEVSGYSLSKFSAEKEVWRANEEGLRVSIVNPSVMFGPGSWEESSLKIFRTLHKGLKYYTNGSNAFVDVRDVTKLILKLIETEKTGERYLVTGFNLKFKELFDRICKQLGVKAPSKLAGPFLTGLAWRLSVILGRIRGKRPTITRESARSSQNNSKFSNEKLLRDFPDFEFTDLEDTIATTIKGRMD from the coding sequence ATGATTTTGGTAACCGGTTCAACGGGACTTCTTGGATCACACGTAGTGGTCGAATTGCTTCATAAAGGATATGAGGTGAGAGCGCTGTTCCGGGAAGAAGCCCGGAAGGAAGTGGTTTATAAATTACTGGATTTCTATTATCCGCACGAAAAAGAAACCTTGCTTCAAAAGCTACATTGGTTTCAGGGCGATGTTCTGGATTTGGCTGATGTAGAAGATTCTCTGATCGGGATTTCCAAAGTTGTTCATTGTGCGGCCCTTGTTTCTTTTCATCGCAGGGATTTTAATTTGCTTTTCAAAGTGAACAGACGCGGAACGGCCAATATGGTCAATTTTGCCCTGGCTGCGGAAGTGAACCAATTCATTCATGTTTCTTCTACAGCAGCTGTGGGAAGTGATTCTCAGTTTGCCGACGGGTTAAAGCGCGAAAGTAACTTGTGGAATCCCAATGATGAGGTGAGCGGTTATTCACTTTCCAAATTCAGTGCGGAAAAAGAAGTCTGGAGGGCAAATGAAGAAGGATTGCGCGTTTCGATCGTAAATCCGAGTGTGATGTTTGGCCCGGGATCGTGGGAAGAAAGTTCGCTGAAGATTTTCCGCACGCTCCATAAAGGATTGAAATACTATACGAATGGTTCCAATGCGTTTGTAGATGTGCGCGATGTGACGAAACTCATCCTGAAACTGATCGAGACAGAAAAAACAGGAGAACGCTACCTGGTAACAGGTTTCAATCTGAAATTCAAAGAATTGTTCGACCGGATTTGCAAACAACTGGGAGTGAAAGCACCCTCCAAATTGGCGGGGCCCTTCTTGACAGGACTGGCCTGGCGTTTGTCGGTAATTCTCGGAAGAATCCGGGGAAAAAGGCCAACGATTACCCGTGAAAGTGCAAGAAGCTCACAAAACAATTCCAAATTCTCCAATGAGAAACTATTGCGGGATTTTCCGGATTTCGAATTCACAGACCTGGAAGATACCATCGCAACGACGATCAAAGGCAGAATGGACTGA
- a CDS encoding MGMT family protein has product MVKPIKLSEANADFFDRVYQVVKLIPKGRATSYGAIAKYLGAKSGSRMVGWAMNAAHGKDVPAQRVVNRNGQLTGKMHFETPTAMEELLLKDGIEVKDDQIVNWKEVFWDPMTELQID; this is encoded by the coding sequence ATGGTAAAACCAATCAAACTCTCGGAAGCAAATGCCGATTTTTTCGATCGCGTATATCAGGTCGTCAAATTAATCCCGAAAGGAAGAGCGACCTCTTACGGTGCGATTGCGAAGTATTTGGGAGCAAAAAGCGGGAGCCGGATGGTAGGTTGGGCCATGAATGCTGCTCATGGGAAAGATGTCCCTGCTCAGCGTGTGGTTAACCGAAACGGGCAATTAACAGGTAAAATGCATTTCGAAACACCAACAGCCATGGAGGAATTGCTCCTGAAAGATGGAATTGAAGTGAAGGACGACCAAATTGTCAATTGGAAAGAAGTCTTTTGGGACCCGATGACAGAATTACAAATCGATTAA
- a CDS encoding T9SS type A sorting domain-containing protein, translating to MKTFVLLGGLLLFSSSLSAQTSDPPEENQLPAWDLKVYPNPTSDLLMVTSSLEIKDITLIDLNGRVLKNRAMPNWCFSLHDLPQGWIFVYIESADGRIEKKNVYKN from the coding sequence ATGAAAACCTTCGTTTTACTAGGCGGGCTTCTCCTTTTTTCCAGCTCCCTATCGGCACAAACAAGTGATCCTCCGGAAGAAAACCAATTACCTGCGTGGGACCTGAAAGTTTATCCGAATCCGACCAGTGATCTGTTGATGGTTACTTCTTCCCTTGAAATCAAAGACATTACATTGATAGACCTGAACGGCCGGGTATTGAAAAATCGCGCCATGCCGAATTGGTGCTTTTCATTGCACGACCTTCCCCAAGGCTGGATATTTGTGTATATCGAAAGCGCTGACGGACGCATTGAAAAGAAAAACGTTTATAAGAATTAA
- a CDS encoding DMT family protein, with product MRALLTIVLLLISNSFMTYAWYGHLRDNPDAKKTGFWVFATTILISWGIALFEYIFMVPANKLGYQGNGGPFSLIQLKIIQEVASLVIFMVFSLVFFKDESLKWNHAVAFLLILIAVYLVFKK from the coding sequence ATGAGAGCACTTCTTACCATTGTATTGCTGCTTATTTCCAATTCCTTCATGACATACGCCTGGTATGGCCATTTGAGAGATAATCCGGATGCGAAGAAAACCGGTTTTTGGGTATTTGCCACAACCATTTTGATCAGCTGGGGAATTGCCTTGTTCGAGTATATTTTTATGGTTCCTGCCAATAAACTGGGATACCAGGGCAACGGCGGACCTTTTTCGCTCATTCAATTAAAAATAATCCAGGAAGTAGCTTCTCTGGTCATTTTCATGGTTTTCTCATTGGTCTTTTTCAAGGACGAATCCCTGAAATGGAACCATGCTGTGGCTTTCCTATTGATTTTGATCGCGGTTTACCTGGTGTTTAAGAAGTAA
- a CDS encoding sugar transferase → MKRLFDILVSFIVLMIFLPFGILISIAIICESRGGVFYRQQRVGKNGVPFRLWKFRTMRVNADKLGKLTVGMRDPRITRVGYFIRKSKLDEFPQFINVLSGEMSIVGPRPEVQEYVDLYTPEQREVLSVKPGITDYASLEYFKENELLGKSENPRETYIHEIMPAKIALNKKYIANPTLSQDIKIMWQTFLKMVK, encoded by the coding sequence ATGAAACGTTTGTTCGACATACTCGTTTCGTTCATTGTTTTAATGATCTTTCTTCCGTTTGGCATCCTGATTTCCATCGCGATTATTTGTGAAAGCAGAGGAGGTGTGTTTTACAGGCAGCAGCGTGTCGGAAAGAATGGCGTTCCGTTTCGCTTGTGGAAATTCCGTACAATGCGCGTGAATGCCGATAAATTGGGAAAGTTGACGGTGGGTATGCGCGATCCGAGAATTACCCGCGTGGGTTATTTTATCCGTAAATCCAAACTGGACGAATTTCCGCAGTTCATCAATGTGCTGTCGGGAGAAATGAGTATCGTGGGCCCGCGCCCCGAAGTACAGGAGTACGTGGATCTGTATACACCCGAACAACGCGAAGTTCTTTCGGTAAAGCCCGGAATTACGGATTATGCCTCGTTGGAATATTTCAAAGAAAACGAATTGCTGGGGAAATCCGAAAACCCGAGAGAAACATATATCCACGAGATCATGCCAGCCAAAATCGCATTGAATAAAAAATACATTGCCAATCCGACCCTGAGCCAGGATATTAAAATCATGTGGCAGACGTTTTTGAAAATGGTAAAATAA
- a CDS encoding DegT/DnrJ/EryC1/StrS aminotransferase family protein, translating into MIPFSPPRIDQRVIDEVTSALTSGWITTGPRTKLFEKQLTEYCGNKCTVAVSSWTAGMEVVLRWWGIGPGDEVIIPAITYCASANVIIHTGAKPVMVDINPDDFNISVEAIRKAITPRTKAIMPVDIAGFPCDYNAIYEIVNDPQIKSMFQPNSDFQKQLGRILVAADAAHSFGATYGGKRSGAIADVSCFSFHAVKNLTTAEGGSMSINLPDGFDHDAIYKDLCVKILHGQNKDALAKAQKGNWRYDVTEPGFKCNMTDIQAAIGLVELDRFQENLDRRKAICLAYNEGLKNESWALLPKMKDEKRETCYHLYQLRIGGASEAQRDAIMQAIFDQDVSVNVHFQPLPVLTAYKSRGYKMEDYPEAWDKYSNEITLPVYFDLTDEQVQIVIRAVKNAVKQVMG; encoded by the coding sequence ATGATTCCATTTTCACCGCCCCGTATCGATCAACGAGTAATTGATGAGGTAACAAGTGCCCTGACTTCAGGCTGGATTACAACCGGTCCGAGAACGAAATTATTCGAGAAGCAACTGACCGAATATTGCGGAAACAAATGTACGGTTGCCGTTTCTTCCTGGACAGCAGGAATGGAAGTGGTATTGCGCTGGTGGGGGATCGGCCCGGGAGATGAAGTGATTATTCCGGCAATTACCTATTGTGCTTCGGCAAATGTGATTATACACACAGGAGCAAAACCGGTGATGGTGGATATCAACCCGGATGATTTCAATATTTCGGTAGAAGCTATCCGGAAAGCCATTACTCCGAGAACCAAAGCGATTATGCCGGTGGATATTGCAGGTTTCCCGTGTGATTACAACGCAATCTATGAAATCGTTAATGATCCGCAAATCAAAAGCATGTTCCAGCCGAATTCTGATTTTCAGAAGCAATTGGGAAGAATCCTGGTTGCAGCGGATGCCGCACATTCCTTCGGAGCGACTTATGGCGGGAAACGTTCGGGTGCAATAGCGGATGTAAGCTGTTTTTCCTTTCATGCCGTAAAGAATCTGACCACCGCAGAAGGAGGAAGCATGTCAATCAATTTACCGGATGGTTTTGATCACGATGCTATCTACAAAGATTTATGTGTAAAGATCCTTCACGGACAAAATAAAGATGCTTTGGCAAAAGCACAGAAGGGCAATTGGCGTTACGACGTGACAGAACCCGGTTTTAAATGCAATATGACGGATATCCAGGCGGCCATCGGTTTGGTGGAACTGGACCGTTTCCAGGAAAACCTGGATAGAAGAAAAGCAATTTGCCTGGCGTATAATGAAGGTTTGAAAAACGAATCCTGGGCACTTTTGCCGAAGATGAAAGACGAAAAGCGCGAAACATGCTATCACTTGTACCAGTTGCGTATCGGAGGTGCTTCGGAAGCACAGCGGGATGCAATCATGCAGGCGATCTTTGACCAGGATGTTTCCGTCAATGTCCATTTTCAGCCGCTGCCGGTTTTGACAGCCTATAAAAGCCGTGGGTATAAAATGGAAGATTACCCGGAAGCATGGGATAAATATTCAAATGAAATTACCTTGCCTGTTTACTTCGATTTGACAGACGAACAAGTACAGATCGTGATCCGGGCCGTTAAAAATGCCGTAAAACAGGTGATGGGATAA
- a CDS encoding glycosyltransferase family 2 protein, with product MNRIKLSVIIPCRNESIYIEECIHAIYASHISEQVQISVFIVDGMSDDGTREKIRSLQATYETLQLIDNQKQLTPYAFNLGIYADMTADYIQIVGARHILSPNYLSECLHQLQTDPATWCVGGKIVNQYINKTGEHIAKAMSTSFGMGLGNFRTLNESGYTDTVTSPMYPMWVFEKIGYFDEELVRNQDDDFNYRVSKNGGKIFFHAGIYLKYYVRGNLRQLWKQFMQYGYWKVYVNKKHKAVTTLRQLVPPLFVLFLILLPFSFLIHTILGLIGLGFLVLYVILDLLVTSRISENVSEFNKILVIFPILHISYGWGYLKGIAAFLIANKKPGDKYKKMSR from the coding sequence ATGAATAGGATCAAATTGTCTGTCATTATTCCGTGCAGGAATGAAAGTATCTATATCGAAGAATGTATCCATGCGATTTATGCATCACACATCTCCGAGCAGGTGCAAATTTCGGTTTTTATAGTCGATGGAATGTCTGACGACGGAACGCGTGAAAAGATCCGTTCGCTTCAGGCAACCTATGAAACCCTGCAATTGATCGATAACCAGAAACAATTGACTCCTTACGCGTTTAATCTGGGGATTTATGCAGACATGACAGCCGATTACATTCAAATTGTAGGAGCAAGGCATATTCTGAGCCCGAATTACCTGAGCGAGTGCCTGCACCAATTGCAGACAGACCCTGCAACGTGGTGTGTAGGCGGAAAAATCGTCAATCAATACATCAATAAAACCGGAGAACACATCGCGAAAGCCATGTCGACCAGTTTCGGAATGGGGCTTGGAAATTTCCGGACATTGAACGAATCCGGTTATACCGACACGGTTACCAGCCCGATGTACCCGATGTGGGTATTTGAGAAAATCGGGTATTTCGACGAAGAATTGGTTCGCAACCAGGACGATGATTTCAATTACCGGGTTTCAAAGAATGGCGGCAAGATTTTCTTCCATGCCGGGATTTACCTGAAATACTACGTGCGCGGAAACCTGCGTCAGTTGTGGAAACAGTTTATGCAATACGGCTACTGGAAAGTATATGTCAACAAGAAACACAAAGCAGTTACAACACTTCGTCAATTGGTTCCGCCTTTGTTTGTGTTGTTTTTGATCCTGCTGCCGTTTTCCTTTCTGATCCACACTATTCTCGGGTTGATCGGACTGGGATTCCTGGTGCTTTATGTGATACTTGATTTGCTGGTAACTTCACGCATCTCAGAGAATGTTTCGGAGTTCAATAAGATCCTGGTCATTTTTCCCATCCTGCATATCAGTTATGGTTGGGGCTATCTGAAAGGAATAGCAGCGTTTTTAATTGCCAATAAGAAGCCCGGCGACAAGTACAAAAAAATGTCCCGATAA
- the wecB gene encoding UDP-N-acetylglucosamine 2-epimerase (non-hydrolyzing), translating to MGKLKIVTVLGARPQFIKAAVVSSAFREHFEEILVHTGQHYDPNMSDVFFEELHIPNPKYHLNIGSGPHGEMTGAMLTAIEKVLETEKPDFVLVYGDTNSTLAGALAASKMLIPVIHVEAGLRSFNKAMPEEQNRILTDHLSELLFAPTQTAVKNLHREGIHQGVHLVGDVMYDGILHFREIARQKSSILADLGLAEKEYILCTIHRAENTNDPERLKSIVSGLNAVLEKIVLPLHPRTQKYLQSYGIRLADHIQVIDPLGYLDIVMLESAAKKIVTDSGGIQKEAFFLGIPCITLREETEWVETVENGWNTLVGADEQKIVGAITGFNPAEERSDYFGTGNAAAEMVAVIRNTLKN from the coding sequence ATGGGAAAATTAAAAATTGTCACGGTATTGGGAGCCCGGCCTCAATTCATTAAAGCTGCGGTCGTGTCTTCTGCATTTCGTGAACATTTTGAAGAAATTTTGGTACACACAGGTCAGCATTACGACCCCAACATGTCGGATGTTTTCTTTGAAGAACTCCATATTCCCAATCCGAAATACCATTTGAATATCGGTTCCGGTCCTCACGGAGAAATGACCGGTGCTATGCTTACAGCGATTGAAAAAGTACTGGAAACGGAAAAACCGGATTTTGTACTGGTTTACGGAGATACCAATTCTACACTGGCAGGTGCTTTGGCGGCTTCCAAGATGCTGATCCCGGTGATACATGTGGAAGCTGGCCTGAGAAGTTTCAATAAAGCCATGCCCGAAGAACAAAACCGCATCTTAACCGATCATCTTTCGGAACTGTTGTTTGCTCCTACGCAGACCGCGGTAAAAAACCTGCACCGCGAAGGAATCCATCAGGGAGTTCACCTGGTTGGTGATGTAATGTATGACGGAATCCTGCATTTCCGGGAAATTGCCCGGCAAAAAAGCAGTATCCTGGCTGATTTGGGACTTGCTGAAAAAGAATACATTCTTTGTACGATCCATCGTGCGGAAAATACCAACGATCCCGAACGCTTGAAATCCATTGTAAGCGGATTGAATGCCGTTCTTGAAAAGATCGTGCTTCCGCTTCACCCGCGGACACAAAAATACCTGCAATCTTACGGGATCCGGCTTGCAGACCATATTCAGGTCATTGATCCGCTCGGTTACCTGGATATCGTGATGCTGGAATCGGCTGCTAAAAAGATTGTAACAGATAGCGGCGGAATCCAGAAGGAAGCTTTTTTCCTCGGTATTCCCTGCATTACCCTGAGAGAAGAAACCGAATGGGTGGAAACCGTTGAAAATGGCTGGAATACGCTGGTTGGTGCCGATGAACAAAAAATAGTAGGAGCCATCACGGGCTTTAATCCGGCCGAAGAAAGAAGCGACTATTTCGGAACAGGAAATGCAGCGGCTGAAATGGTGGCTGTTATTCGTAATACACTAAAGAATTGA
- a CDS encoding AglZ/HisF2 family acetamidino modification protein — protein sequence MALPRCIPVLLLQNGALVKTVQFRNPKYIGDPLNAIRIFNEKEVDELVFLDLDASVKGTPVQIRLLEEISGECFMPLSYGGGIKTIEDIRQIIQIGIEKVIIGTEAVENPQFVKQAVTEFGSSSICVSLDVQKNNSGEYRLYTRSATKLIDLDPLEYAQKLEQLGVGELLIHSIDREGTRSGYDLELIKAIRRAVKIPVVVSGGAGNLEDLCRGVEAGASAVAAGTMFVFHGKHDAVLISYPDQAALKRIYSSIQRK from the coding sequence ATGGCATTACCAAGATGTATCCCGGTACTTTTGCTTCAAAACGGAGCGCTGGTTAAAACCGTTCAGTTCCGCAACCCGAAATACATCGGCGATCCCCTGAATGCCATTCGCATTTTCAATGAAAAAGAAGTAGACGAACTGGTTTTCCTGGATTTGGATGCTTCCGTGAAAGGAACTCCGGTACAAATTCGCTTACTGGAAGAAATTTCCGGGGAATGTTTCATGCCTTTATCTTACGGAGGAGGAATAAAAACCATAGAAGATATCCGGCAGATCATACAGATTGGGATTGAAAAAGTGATTATAGGAACAGAGGCCGTGGAGAACCCGCAATTCGTGAAACAAGCCGTGACAGAATTCGGAAGTTCCAGCATTTGTGTTTCCCTGGACGTGCAGAAAAACAATTCGGGTGAATACCGTTTGTATACCCGTTCGGCTACCAAATTAATCGACCTGGACCCGCTTGAATATGCACAAAAGCTGGAGCAACTGGGAGTTGGTGAATTATTGATCCATTCCATTGACCGGGAAGGAACGCGAAGCGGCTATGATCTGGAATTGATAAAAGCGATTCGCCGGGCGGTTAAGATTCCGGTAGTTGTAAGTGGAGGTGCCGGAAACCTGGAAGATCTTTGCCGGGGAGTGGAAGCCGGAGCTTCTGCAGTAGCTGCCGGAACCATGTTCGTTTTTCATGGAAAACACGATGCGGTACTCATTTCTTACCCAGATCAGGCTGCTTTAAAAAGAATTTATTCCAGTATTCAACGGAAATAG
- the hisH gene encoding imidazole glycerol phosphate synthase subunit HisH, giving the protein MVVIVDYGLGNLGSIKNMLQFIGFDAVISSDRETISGATKLILPGVGSFDQGMTNLHEKELVSVLNQRVLIDRVPILGICLGMQLFGLKSEEGSLPGLSWIGQESKKFRPDNHQAFPVPHLGWEYVSGTNVQSRLLTGLDDETKFYFAHSYYVSCENRDEVILEANYIHPFDASVEKGNIAGVQFHPEKSHKYGMQLLTNFVTHF; this is encoded by the coding sequence ATGGTAGTAATTGTAGATTATGGTCTGGGAAATTTGGGTTCGATAAAGAACATGCTTCAGTTTATCGGGTTCGATGCAGTGATTTCAAGCGACCGGGAAACGATTTCCGGAGCTACGAAATTAATCCTTCCGGGAGTAGGGTCTTTTGATCAGGGAATGACCAATCTGCATGAAAAAGAATTGGTTTCCGTTTTGAATCAGCGGGTGTTGATAGACCGGGTTCCTATTCTTGGCATTTGTTTGGGAATGCAGCTGTTCGGACTGAAAAGCGAAGAAGGAAGTTTGCCCGGTTTGTCCTGGATTGGGCAGGAAAGCAAAAAGTTTCGCCCGGATAATCACCAGGCATTTCCGGTTCCGCACCTGGGTTGGGAATACGTTTCGGGCACAAATGTCCAAAGCAGGCTTCTAACCGGATTGGACGACGAAACGAAATTCTATTTTGCGCATTCTTATTACGTGAGCTGTGAAAACCGCGATGAAGTAATCCTGGAAGCAAACTACATTCATCCTTTTGATGCATCGGTGGAGAAAGGAAACATTGCGGGAGTTCAGTTTCATCCCGAAAAAAGCCACAAATACGGCATGCAGTTATTAACCAATTTTGTTACTCACTTCTGA
- a CDS encoding oligosaccharide flippase family protein, whose amino-acid sequence MTGTAIAQLIAYLIYPFLTRIYSTADMGELGVYTRLVAFIAAIATARYEATLPVAKQDNHAFSLYRLSFRISLVVLTAVFAIGLIYYFLKPYNFSNYIFLLVSVLSAYVSVWINLGTSWSVRKKLFKQISVQRMVNSVSVNSFRLIFGVLNWGAFGLIFGTLLGSFLSTFAFIKTFLTNKKSHASTADLRRMRVLAKEYKTYPTIYLPHVLLDLAVDLALATLIVEFYGKSTFGSYSYAYLMLKLPLGLFGQSLGQVFFNKSSELFHKGQSLYPLTLKTLRTLFFLSIVPFTVLFFFGSELFGFVFGERWIEAGRIAEILSPALMLNFLVSPISSLSLVLSKQKLMFGFGLAVAFFQLFNFGVLPILLNVLDKLRFTDRGFDSFHWILGFNSVLLSIVYVVIILLFLRLTKRSIRKRHKMYI is encoded by the coding sequence ATGACAGGTACTGCAATTGCGCAGTTGATCGCTTACCTCATTTACCCGTTTCTGACACGTATTTATTCTACCGCCGATATGGGCGAATTGGGAGTATATACCCGTTTGGTGGCTTTTATTGCGGCCATTGCAACTGCCCGTTATGAAGCAACCTTACCGGTAGCCAAACAGGACAATCACGCATTTTCATTGTACAGGCTTTCCTTCCGGATTTCGCTGGTTGTTCTGACAGCGGTTTTTGCCATCGGTTTGATCTATTATTTCCTGAAACCCTACAACTTTTCGAACTATATTTTCCTGTTGGTTTCAGTTTTGAGCGCTTATGTAAGCGTTTGGATCAACCTGGGTACCAGTTGGTCGGTTCGTAAAAAGCTTTTCAAACAGATCTCGGTCCAGCGCATGGTGAATTCGGTTTCCGTAAACTCCTTCCGCCTGATTTTCGGGGTGTTGAACTGGGGAGCATTCGGGTTGATATTCGGAACGTTGCTCGGCTCGTTTTTGTCCACATTTGCTTTCATCAAAACATTTTTGACCAATAAGAAAAGTCACGCTTCTACTGCCGATTTGAGAAGAATGCGCGTATTGGCCAAAGAATACAAAACGTATCCGACTATTTACCTGCCGCACGTTTTGCTCGATTTGGCGGTTGACCTGGCATTGGCAACGCTTATCGTGGAGTTTTACGGCAAATCAACATTCGGTTCTTACAGTTATGCTTATTTGATGCTGAAACTGCCGTTGGGCTTGTTCGGACAATCACTTGGCCAGGTTTTCTTCAACAAGAGTTCCGAACTATTCCATAAAGGTCAGTCTTTGTATCCCTTAACACTTAAAACGCTTCGAACCCTGTTCTTTCTTTCGATTGTGCCGTTTACGGTGCTTTTCTTCTTCGGAAGCGAGTTATTCGGGTTTGTTTTCGGGGAAAGATGGATAGAAGCGGGAAGAATTGCTGAGATTTTATCCCCGGCTTTGATGCTGAATTTCCTGGTTTCGCCGATTTCCTCTTTGTCGCTTGTGTTATCGAAGCAAAAGCTCATGTTTGGTTTCGGATTGGCGGTGGCATTTTTCCAATTGTTCAATTTCGGGGTACTCCCGATCCTGTTGAACGTATTGGATAAACTCCGGTTTACGGATCGCGGTTTTGATTCATTCCACTGGATTTTGGGCTTCAATTCCGTATTGTTGTCGATCGTTTATGTGGTAATCATTTTGCTCTTTTTACGATTGACCAAAAGGAGTATCCGCAAACGGCATAAAATGTATATTTGA
- a CDS encoding SDR family NAD(P)-dependent oxidoreductase → MDQAQLISDRLKNKTILVTGGAGFIGSNLTEALLKIGASVIVLDNLETGLQSNIDRLSHYENYRFVKGDICNPDDYRDLLKEVDAISNQAALGSVPRSIEFPLNTHRVNATGFLTILHEAKQANVKRFVYASSSSVYGDSLASPKHEGQEGKVLSPYAATKQLNEEYGQVYHQLHGMETIGLRYFNVFGPFQNPNGVYAAAIPRFLDKMLKGGEIVVNGDGEQSRDFTYVKNAIHANLLSLISENEEAFGKVYNVACGRSLTLNTVINSLQEGLKSLGTTPQNTLTYGPPRKGDIKDSLASTARMEQYLDYKPVYTFEEGINEYLRHVLQCH, encoded by the coding sequence ATGGATCAAGCTCAGTTGATATCTGATCGATTAAAAAATAAAACCATTTTGGTGACCGGCGGTGCCGGCTTCATCGGTTCAAATTTAACAGAGGCCCTATTGAAAATAGGAGCCTCTGTTATTGTTTTGGATAACCTGGAAACAGGCCTTCAATCAAATATTGACCGGTTGTCCCACTACGAAAATTACCGTTTCGTAAAGGGAGATATTTGCAATCCGGATGACTACCGCGATTTGCTGAAAGAAGTAGATGCAATCTCCAACCAGGCCGCTTTGGGTTCTGTGCCGAGATCCATCGAATTTCCTTTGAACACGCATCGCGTAAATGCCACGGGTTTTTTGACCATTTTGCACGAAGCGAAACAGGCAAACGTAAAACGCTTTGTCTACGCCAGTTCGTCTTCTGTTTATGGAGATTCCCTGGCTTCACCCAAACACGAAGGACAGGAGGGAAAAGTACTTTCGCCTTATGCAGCTACGAAGCAATTAAACGAAGAATACGGACAGGTTTACCACCAATTGCATGGAATGGAAACAATCGGGTTGCGTTATTTCAACGTATTCGGACCGTTCCAGAACCCGAATGGTGTTTATGCAGCAGCTATTCCCAGGTTTTTGGATAAAATGCTCAAGGGTGGAGAAATCGTGGTAAACGGAGACGGAGAGCAATCACGCGATTTTACCTACGTGAAAAACGCCATTCATGCAAACCTGCTTTCCCTGATCTCTGAAAACGAAGAAGCATTCGGGAAAGTTTACAACGTAGCCTGTGGCCGGAGTTTGACACTGAATACAGTTATCAACAGTTTGCAGGAAGGATTGAAAAGCCTGGGGACCACTCCGCAAAATACATTAACTTATGGTCCGCCGAGAAAAGGAGACATCAAAGATTCATTGGCATCAACTGCCCGGATGGAGCAATATTTGGATTATAAACCCGTATATACCTTTGAAGAAGGAATCAACGAATACCTTCGTCATGTATTGCAATGCCATTGA